The Mycolicibacterium monacense genome contains the following window.
GCGGCGGGCGCGGTTTTGGGCGCGGGTGCGGCGGCGTTTGGGCATTTTGAGGCCGCGGTCGGTGGTGGTGTCTTTGGTGTTCTTGGTGGGTTGGATCGGCGCCTCGGCGGTCGGGGTGCACAGGGTCGGGAACAGCAGCGCGCTGCCGGGGCGGGTGGTGTAGGTCTGCCCGCTCGGTGAGGTCCACACGATGGCGCCGTCGGTGAATTGTTGTTCGTACCACCCGTTTTCACCGGTCCAGAAGGTTTTGAGCAGGTGGTGTTTTCGGCACAGGCATTTGAGGTTGGCGGCGCAGGTCGGTCCGGCCGGCCAGGGCACGGTGTGGTCGATGTCGCAGCGGGTGGCCGGGGCGTCGCAGCCGGGGAATCGGCAGGTCAGGTCGCGGCAGCGCACGAAGTCCTGCAGGGCTGCCGAGGGCCGGTAGTGGGGTTCGGGTGCCGCGTTGCCGGGGTGCTGGATGGTGCGGAGGCGGGCGCGGTGGAGGAAGGCGGCGAGCACGGTGGGGTTGGTGACTCCGGCGCCGATGACGAATGCCGGTGCGCGGCAGGCTGACTGCTGAGGGGTGGGCGTGGCCGCTCCTTCCGCTTCCGGCTCGGGCTCCGGCTCTGGCTCAGTCTCCGCGTGCGGCTCCGCTTCGGGCTCGGGCTGCGTTTCGGTTTGAGTGCGGGCGGCGTCGAGTGTTTCTTCGGTGGTGACGATGTGGACGACGACGTCTTTGGTGGGTTGTGTGTCGCGGTGGCCGGGGCAGTCGGGGTTGGGGCATTCGCAGCGCAGGTGGGTGCCGGTGGCGACGGCGGCCAGGGCGTCGTTGCGGCGTTCGTCGGCGGTGCGGGGGTCCTCGTCGCAGACGGTGTGGGCCATGTCGGTGACGCGTTGTTCGAAGGCGGCGCCGTCGGGGGCGTACATGCGGGCCCAGACGGTCATGAAGCCGGCGGCGTCGCTGATGAAGCCGAATTGCAGGCCGCGGTCTTGTTCGGCGTCTTTGACCCGCCGTAGCGCGCCGGGGTCGTGGGTTTCGACGATGGCGTCGATGGCGGCGAGGGTCTTCTTTTCTGATTGGGGTCCCCAGCTGGTGATCTGGGCGGCCAGGTCGGTGTCGACGGCGGCCATCAGGGTGGGGTCGGTGATCAGGGCGGTGCGGGTCACGATGGCGCGGACCAGCAGGTCGGTGATCAGTCCGGCGGTGAACAGGGCGGCGACCTGGGGGAGTCGGTCGGTGAGGGCGACGGCGCGGTGGGTTTGGAACATGGCCAGGCGTTCGGTGATGTTGTGGGCGGCGGCCAGTTCGCTGACGGCGTTGGCGTCGGGGTCGACGAACCAGTTGTGGCGGTCGGTGGCGGTGTCGCAGCCGGTGCGGCGGCGGAACAGTTCGGCCATGGCGGCCAGTTTGCGGGCGGCGGCCGCGTTTTCGGCGCGTCCCCAGCCTGCCGAGGCGGCCACCAACTCCGCGTCACTGAGCGCGGAGAAGTCGCCGATCCCGGGCAACGAACCATCGAACATGTCTTCGATTCTGGCAGACGGGTCTGACACGCAACCCCCGAAAACCCCACGCCTGTGGATGAATTCACCGCTGGGGACAACACCGTCCAGAACTCAGACCGTAGCCCGCGCGAAGGCACTCGGCGAAGTCCCCGTCATCCGGGTGAACGCGGTGGTGAACGCGCTCGCCGACAGGTACCCCGTCCGGCGCGCCACCTCCGCCATCGACACGTCTTCCGTGCGGAGCATTTCCTTCGCGAGCGCCATCCGCCACTGCGCCAGATACTGCATCGGCGGCATACCCATTGTGCGGCTGAATCTTTCGGCGAACACCGCCCGCGACACCCCGGCCGTCCGGGCTAGCCGTTCGACCGTCCAGCCGAAAGCGATGTCGGTGTGCATCTTCCGGAGCGCAGGCGCGAGCACAGGATCGTCCAACCCAGCGACCAGACCCCGCTCCACACCCTCCACCGGTGCGGCTCGCAAGCGCATGGCCTCGACCAGGAGCACCTCGACGAGGCGCACGAGGATCAGTTCACTCGGCACCGCTGATCTGGTCTCCTCGCTGATCAGCGCGACGATCCGGCTCAACCGCGAAGCCCGGGGCTCGTCGTGACGCACCAGGACGATCCGCGGCAACAGCGGTGCCAGCAGCGGCGCGTTCTCCCGCTCGAACCGGAAGTACCCGCCTAGCATCCGCATCGACGCGGGACCATCGGGGTCACCGTGGCGCGCCACCCCGTTCGCCAGTCCCGCCGCCAGAACCGTCGACATGGCGCCGTGCCCGCTCGACATGACGAACTCGGGCATGTCCGTCAGGAGCATGAAGTCGCCCGCATGCAGTTCGATCGGGTGGTAGCCGTCGAGTCGCAGCACGCATGAACCCTCGAGCATCACGCAGAACGCAGGGTCGGCGTAGCGCGGCTCGCGCACGCTCCACTCGCCGGCGCCACTGATGATCTTCGACTCGACCGTCTTCGGTCGCAGCAGAGACACCAGCATCTCGACCGGCCCCAACGCGTCGTCAGGGTTCACGCCCGACAAACTATTAGGCCGAAGCAGCCAACGCCACCGCATCCGCCCCGGCCGGAAATCGCAACTGTCCCGACGTGTCACCGGCGGCGCGCAGCACCACCGTCGCCACGTCCTCCGCCGTGGTCACCGGACCGGGTTGGCCGAATGCGGCGAAGACCGGCTCCGCGAACGCTGCATACGACTCGGGGATCACTCCGTCCATGCGATCGCTGCCGTTGGCGGCGAACTGCGTCGACGGTCCGTAGCCAGGCTGCACGAGTTTGGCTCGCAAACCGAAGAATTCGAGCTCCAACGCCAGCGACGCGGTGAACCCTTCGACGGCCATCTTGCTCGCGGTGTAGGCGGCCGCCAGCGGCATCGCCGTCAGCGTCACCGACGACGTCACGTTGACCACGACACCCGAACGCCGCTCGCGCATCTGGGGAATCACCGCCTGGGTCATCGCCATCACCCCGAAGGTGTTGGTCTCGAACAACTCCCGGACGAGCGACATCGGCATGGCCTCGAACGCGCCGACGGCTCCGATGCCCGCGTTGTTGACGAGCACATCGATGGGACCGGCCGAGGCGACGGCGTCGACGATGCTTGCCGGGTCCGTCACGTCTAGGGGCAGCACGGTCAGCCGCTCCCCCGGCGCCAACACCTCGTCGCGGGGGGTGCGCATGGTGGCGACGACGTTCCAGCCCTCGCGGTGGAACCGCTGTGCGGTCGCGAGTCCGTAGCCAGAGGAGCAACCGGTGATGAGCACTGTTTTCATACGTGAAACGCTATGGCCGCCCGAGCCCGCCCGGGAATAGCCGGCCGTCCGGGATCCTTCACCGATCGTCTGACGGCACATGCCGACAAAACGCGAAAACCCCGGCACACCGAGGTGCGCCGGGGTTCCCTGCGGACGTGTCAGGACAGCTCGGTCGCCGAACCGCCTGCCGCCGTGATCTTCTCGCGGGCACTGTCGCTGAACTTGTGAGCGGTCACGTTGACCGCCGCGGCCAGCTTGCCGTCGCCGAGCACCTTCACCAGCGTGTTCTTGCGGACGGCGCCGGAGGCCACCAGTTCGTCGACACCGATGTCCCCACCGTTCGGGAACAGCCGGCCGAGGTCGCCGACGTTGATGACGGCGTACTCGGTGCGGAAGCGGTTACGGAAGCCCTTGAGCTTCGGCAGCCGCATGTGGATCGGCATCTGGCCACCCTCGAACGTCGACGGGACGTTCTTGCGGGCCTTGGTGCCCTTGGTGCCGCGACCCGCGGTCTTACCCTTCGAGCCCTCACCGCGGCCGACTCGCGTCTTGGCGGTCTTCGACCCGGGCGCGGGGCGCAGGTCATGGAGCTTGATCGGCTCAGTCATCGTCTCAGACCTCCTCTACGACGACGAGGTGGTGCACGGTCTTGATGAGCCCGCGGGTCTGCGCGTTGTCCTCACGGACGACCGACTGGCGGATCTTCCGCAAGCCGAGCGTGCGCAGGCTCTCCCGCTGGTTCCAGCGCGCACCGATGGTGCCGCGCACCTGGGTGATCTTCAGTTCGGCCATGATCACACCGACCCTTCACGTGACGAGGACGCGGCGAGCGCGTCGGCCTCACGCCGGGCCTTGAGCATGCTGGCCGGCGCGACGTCCTCGAGGGGCAGCCCGCGACGGGCCGCGACCTCTTCAGGACGCTGGATCTGCTTGAGCGCGGCAACGGTGGCATGCACGACGTTGATCGCGTTGTCACTGCCCAGAGACTTGGCCAGGATGTCGTGGACGCCGGCGCATTCCAGCACCGCACGCGCCGCACCACCGGCGATCACACCGGTACCGGGGCTCGCCGGACGCAGCATGACGACGCCCGCGGCGGCCTCACCCTGCACCGGGTGCACGATGGTCCCGCCGATCAGCGGCACGCGGAAGAAGCCCTTACGAGCCTCCTCGACACCCTTGGCGATGGCGGCCGGAACTTCCTTGGCCTTGCCGTAGCCGACACCGACCATGCCGTTGCCGTCACCGACGATCACCAGGGCGGTGAAGCTGAAGCGACGGCCACCCTTGACCACCTTGGAGACGCGGTTGATCGAGACGACGCGCTCCAGGTAATTGCTCTTGTCACCGCCGTCGCGGCCACGGCCGCCACGGTCGTCGCGGCGGCCACGACCATCGCGGTCACCCCGCGAGCCGCGGCCGTCGGATGTCGCCGGCCCGGCATTGGTTGCCTGCTCGGCCATCATGCAGTCCTTCCAGTCTTGTACACGTCGGTCATCAGAACTTCAGCCCGCCTTCGCGAGCGGCGTCGGCGAGAGCGGCGATACGTCCGCCGTAGCTGTAACCGCCACGGTCGAACACCACCTCGTCGATACCCGCCGCCTTCGCGCGCTCGGCGATCAGCTGACCGACCCGCACGCTGTGCGCCTTCTTGTCACCGTCGACCGCCCGCACGTCCGCCTCGATCGAGGAGGCGGCGGCCAGCGTCGTGCCGGTGAGGTCGTCCACCAACTGTACGTGGATGTGCCGCGAGGAGCGGTTGACGACCAGACGCGGCCGCTGCGCGGTACCCGAGACCTTCTTGCGCAGCCGTGCGTGGCGACGGATGCGGTCCCGCCGGCGCGTCTGGGAGATGCTCGCCCCGACCGGCTTGTGCTGCTTGGTTGCTTCAGCTGTAGCCATCGCTTACTTACCTGTCTTTCCGACCTTGCGGCGGATCTGCTCACCCTCGTAACGCACGCCCTTGCCCTTGTACGGGTCGGGGCGGCGCAGACGGCGGATGATCGCCGAGATCTGGCCGACCTTCTGCTTGTCGATACCCGAGACCGAGAACTTCGTGGGCGTCTCGACCGCGAAGGTGATGCCCTCCGGCGGCTCGATGACCACGGGGTGGCTGTAACCGAGCGCGAACTCCAGGTTGGAACCCTTGAGCGCGACGCGGTAACCGACGCCGTAGATCTCCATCTTGGTGGTGTATCCCTGCGTGACGCCCTCGACCAGGTTGGCCACCAGGGTGCGGGACAGCCCGTGCAGCGAGCGGTTGCGCCGCTCGTCGTTGGGCCGGGTCACCACGATGGCGCCCTCGTCATCACGCGCCACGACGATCGGCTCGGCGACCGCCAGCGACAGAGTGCCCTTGGGCCCCTTCACCGATACGTTCTGACCTTCGATCGTCACATCGACTCCGGCGGGAACCGGAACCGGCTGCTTTCCAATACGCGACATGTTTCCTACCCCCTCACCACACGTACGCGAGGACTTCGCCGCCCACGCCGGATCGTGCTGCCTGACGGTCGGTGAGCAGGCCCGAGGACGTGGAGATGATCGCCACGCCCAGGCCACCGAGCACTCGGGGCAGATTGGTCGACTTCGCGTAGACCCGCAGACCGGGCTTGGAAACCCGTCGCAGGCCGGCGATGCTGCGCTCACGGCTGGGGCCGTACTTGAGCTGGACCACCAGGGACTTGCCCACGCGGGCGTCCTCGGTGCGGTAATCGGAGATGTAACCCTCGGACTTGAGGATC
Protein-coding sequences here:
- the rplO gene encoding 50S ribosomal protein L15, producing MTEPIKLHDLRPAPGSKTAKTRVGRGEGSKGKTAGRGTKGTKARKNVPSTFEGGQMPIHMRLPKLKGFRNRFRTEYAVINVGDLGRLFPNGGDIGVDELVASGAVRKNTLVKVLGDGKLAAAVNVTAHKFSDSAREKITAAGGSATELS
- a CDS encoding SDR family oxidoreductase, with the translated sequence MKTVLITGCSSGYGLATAQRFHREGWNVVATMRTPRDEVLAPGERLTVLPLDVTDPASIVDAVASAGPIDVLVNNAGIGAVGAFEAMPMSLVRELFETNTFGVMAMTQAVIPQMRERRSGVVVNVTSSVTLTAMPLAAAYTASKMAVEGFTASLALELEFFGLRAKLVQPGYGPSTQFAANGSDRMDGVIPESYAAFAEPVFAAFGQPGPVTTAEDVATVVLRAAGDTSGQLRFPAGADAVALAASA
- the rpsE gene encoding 30S ribosomal protein S5, yielding MMAEQATNAGPATSDGRGSRGDRDGRGRRDDRGGRGRDGGDKSNYLERVVSINRVSKVVKGGRRFSFTALVIVGDGNGMVGVGYGKAKEVPAAIAKGVEEARKGFFRVPLIGGTIVHPVQGEAAAGVVMLRPASPGTGVIAGGAARAVLECAGVHDILAKSLGSDNAINVVHATVAALKQIQRPEEVAARRGLPLEDVAPASMLKARREADALAASSSREGSV
- a CDS encoding HNH endonuclease signature motif containing protein, with protein sequence MFDGSLPGIGDFSALSDAELVAASAGWGRAENAAAARKLAAMAELFRRRTGCDTATDRHNWFVDPDANAVSELAAAHNITERLAMFQTHRAVALTDRLPQVAALFTAGLITDLLVRAIVTRTALITDPTLMAAVDTDLAAQITSWGPQSEKKTLAAIDAIVETHDPGALRRVKDAEQDRGLQFGFISDAAGFMTVWARMYAPDGAAFEQRVTDMAHTVCDEDPRTADERRNDALAAVATGTHLRCECPNPDCPGHRDTQPTKDVVVHIVTTEETLDAARTQTETQPEPEAEPHAETEPEPEPEPEAEGAATPTPQQSACRAPAFVIGAGVTNPTVLAAFLHRARLRTIQHPGNAAPEPHYRPSAALQDFVRCRDLTCRFPGCDAPATRCDIDHTVPWPAGPTCAANLKCLCRKHHLLKTFWTGENGWYEQQFTDGAIVWTSPSGQTYTTRPGSALLFPTLCTPTAEAPIQPTKNTKDTTTDRGLKMPKRRRTRAQNRARRIQEERRLNDDLVAERNKPPPF
- the rplF gene encoding 50S ribosomal protein L6, giving the protein MSRIGKQPVPVPAGVDVTIEGQNVSVKGPKGTLSLAVAEPIVVARDDEGAIVVTRPNDERRNRSLHGLSRTLVANLVEGVTQGYTTKMEIYGVGYRVALKGSNLEFALGYSHPVVIEPPEGITFAVETPTKFSVSGIDKQKVGQISAIIRRLRRPDPYKGKGVRYEGEQIRRKVGKTGK
- the rpsH gene encoding 30S ribosomal protein S8; its protein translation is MTMTDPIADFLTRLRNANSAYHDEVTLPHSKIKANIAEILKSEGYISDYRTEDARVGKSLVVQLKYGPSRERSIAGLRRVSKPGLRVYAKSTNLPRVLGGLGVAIISTSSGLLTDRQAARSGVGGEVLAYVW
- a CDS encoding AraC family transcriptional regulator, with the protein product MRWRWLLRPNSLSGVNPDDALGPVEMLVSLLRPKTVESKIISGAGEWSVREPRYADPAFCVMLEGSCVLRLDGYHPIELHAGDFMLLTDMPEFVMSSGHGAMSTVLAAGLANGVARHGDPDGPASMRMLGGYFRFERENAPLLAPLLPRIVLVRHDEPRASRLSRIVALISEETRSAVPSELILVRLVEVLLVEAMRLRAAPVEGVERGLVAGLDDPVLAPALRKMHTDIAFGWTVERLARTAGVSRAVFAERFSRTMGMPPMQYLAQWRMALAKEMLRTEDVSMAEVARRTGYLSASAFTTAFTRMTGTSPSAFARATV
- the rpmD gene encoding 50S ribosomal protein L30, whose protein sequence is MAELKITQVRGTIGARWNQRESLRTLGLRKIRQSVVREDNAQTRGLIKTVHHLVVVEEV
- the rplR gene encoding 50S ribosomal protein L18, whose product is MATAEATKQHKPVGASISQTRRRDRIRRHARLRKKVSGTAQRPRLVVNRSSRHIHVQLVDDLTGTTLAAASSIEADVRAVDGDKKAHSVRVGQLIAERAKAAGIDEVVFDRGGYSYGGRIAALADAAREGGLKF